A stretch of Paracoccus sp. MA DNA encodes these proteins:
- a CDS encoding sugar ABC transporter ATP-binding protein, whose protein sequence is MLELNGIRKSFGKIEVLHGVDMQVRAGEVHALLGENGAGKSTLMKILCGIIQPSEGTIRIEGTERHFADYDQAIAAGIGIVFQEFSLIPYLDAVENMFLAREMRGPLGMLDRKAMRKRAAEIMRQLAVDVALDVPVHRLSVAEQQFVEIAKALSLDARILVLDEPTATLTPSEVEHLFKVMRELRRQGVAIIFISHHLEEIFEICDRITVLRDGEFIGSCAVSEVDNDRLVEMMVGRRIENNFPPKPAANPSAPVVVEVEEVQLKKGGPVSRFALRKGEILGFAGLVGSGRTETVLAMLGAYPAQCCKVRVDGIEKRFRGPDEGLAHGIGLLPESRKEQGLITSFSILQNVSLNNYGKYRKNHWFIDLKKELAATQAAMAQVRVKAQGPHARVDTLSGGNQQKVVIARWLNHDMQVLIFDEPTRGIDVGAKAEIYALMRAFTEKGGAIIMISSELPEVIGMSDRVCVFRSGGIVATVEGEQIDSETIMTHATTGRVEHVA, encoded by the coding sequence ATGCTGGAACTGAACGGAATCCGAAAAAGCTTCGGCAAGATCGAGGTCCTGCACGGCGTCGACATGCAGGTCCGCGCCGGCGAGGTCCATGCGCTTCTGGGCGAGAACGGCGCCGGCAAGTCCACGCTGATGAAGATCCTTTGCGGCATCATCCAGCCCAGCGAGGGCACGATCCGCATCGAGGGGACCGAGCGCCATTTCGCCGATTACGACCAGGCCATCGCCGCCGGCATCGGCATCGTGTTCCAGGAATTCAGCCTGATCCCCTATCTGGACGCGGTCGAGAACATGTTCCTGGCGCGCGAGATGCGCGGACCGCTGGGGATGCTGGACCGCAAGGCGATGCGCAAGCGCGCCGCCGAGATCATGCGCCAACTGGCCGTCGACGTGGCCCTGGACGTGCCGGTGCACCGCCTCTCGGTCGCCGAGCAGCAATTCGTCGAGATCGCCAAGGCGCTGTCGCTCGATGCCCGCATCCTGGTGCTGGACGAGCCGACCGCGACCCTGACCCCCTCCGAGGTCGAGCACCTGTTCAAGGTCATGCGCGAGCTGCGCAGGCAGGGCGTGGCGATCATCTTCATCTCGCATCACCTCGAAGAGATCTTCGAGATCTGCGACCGCATCACAGTCCTGCGCGACGGCGAATTCATCGGCTCCTGCGCGGTTTCCGAGGTCGATAACGATCGACTGGTCGAGATGATGGTCGGCCGGCGGATCGAGAACAACTTCCCGCCCAAGCCCGCTGCCAACCCTTCGGCCCCGGTGGTGGTCGAGGTCGAGGAGGTGCAGTTGAAGAAGGGCGGCCCCGTCTCGCGCTTCGCCCTGCGCAAGGGCGAGATCCTGGGCTTTGCCGGGCTGGTCGGCTCGGGCCGCACGGAAACGGTGCTGGCCATGCTGGGCGCATACCCGGCCCAGTGCTGCAAGGTCAGGGTGGACGGGATCGAGAAACGCTTCCGCGGCCCGGACGAGGGGCTGGCGCATGGCATCGGCCTCTTGCCCGAAAGCCGCAAGGAGCAGGGGCTGATCACCAGCTTCTCGATCCTGCAGAACGTCTCGCTGAACAATTACGGCAAGTATCGCAAGAACCACTGGTTCATCGACCTCAAGAAGGAACTGGCCGCGACGCAGGCCGCCATGGCGCAGGTTCGCGTCAAGGCGCAGGGGCCGCATGCCCGCGTCGACACCCTGTCGGGCGGTAACCAGCAGAAGGTCGTCATCGCCCGCTGGCTGAACCACGACATGCAGGTGCTGATCTTCGACGAGCCGACGCGCGGCATCGATGTCGGCGCCAAGGCGGAAATCTATGCGCTGATGCGCGCCTTCACCGAGAAGGGCGGCGCCATCATCATGATCTCGTCCGAACTGCCCGAGGTGATCGGCATGTCCGACCGGGTCTGCGTGTTCCGCTCGGGCGGGATCGTGGCCACGGTCGAGGGCGAGCAGATCGATTCCGAAACCATCATGACCCATGCTACGACCGGGAGAGTTGAACATGTCGCATGA
- a CDS encoding ABC transporter permease, with the protein MSHDANTGAAGKTGGFSFGRLLHSPLALPLIGLIVVSILMGLASDNFFSLNNILNVLRQVSVVGILAVGMTFVILTGGIDLSVGAVMALVGTLSAGMMVNMGLPAPAALLVGLLIGLGIGLANGVLVAWGRMPAIIVTLATMGMARGLGLIYSGGYPISGIPSWISWFGVGRIGVVPVPVIIMVVIYAVAWVLLQRTAFGRHVYALGGNETAARLSGVKTQRVKLAVYGISGLTSALAAVILTGRLMSGQPNAGQGFELDAIAAVVLGGTAISGGRGLILGTLIGAVLLGILNNGLNLMGINPYLQDVIKGAIILLAIYIGREWR; encoded by the coding sequence ATGTCGCATGACGCAAACACCGGCGCGGCCGGGAAAACCGGCGGCTTCTCGTTTGGCCGCCTGCTGCATTCGCCCCTGGCGCTGCCGCTGATCGGGCTGATCGTCGTCTCGATCCTGATGGGGCTGGCCAGTGACAATTTCTTCAGCCTGAACAATATCCTGAACGTGCTGCGGCAGGTGTCGGTCGTCGGCATCCTTGCGGTCGGCATGACCTTCGTGATCCTGACCGGCGGCATCGACCTGTCGGTCGGCGCGGTCATGGCGCTGGTCGGCACGCTGAGCGCGGGGATGATGGTCAACATGGGCCTGCCCGCGCCGGCGGCGCTGCTTGTCGGGCTGCTGATCGGCTTGGGCATCGGGCTGGCGAACGGCGTGCTGGTCGCCTGGGGCCGGATGCCGGCGATCATCGTGACGCTGGCCACCATGGGCATGGCGCGCGGGCTGGGCCTGATCTATTCCGGCGGCTATCCGATCAGCGGCATCCCCAGCTGGATTTCCTGGTTCGGGGTGGGGCGCATCGGCGTGGTGCCGGTGCCGGTCATCATCATGGTGGTGATCTATGCCGTGGCCTGGGTGCTCTTGCAGCGCACTGCCTTCGGCCGCCATGTCTATGCGCTTGGCGGCAACGAGACCGCGGCGCGGCTTTCCGGCGTCAAGACCCAGCGCGTCAAGCTGGCGGTCTACGGCATCTCGGGCCTGACCTCGGCGCTGGCCGCGGTGATCCTGACCGGGCGGCTGATGAGCGGCCAGCCCAATGCCGGCCAGGGCTTCGAGCTTGACGCCATCGCCGCCGTGGTTCTGGGCGGCACCGCCATCTCGGGCGGGCGCGGGCTGATCCTGGGCACGCTGATCGGCGCGGTGCTGCTGGGCATCCTGAACAACGGCCTGAACCTGATGGGCATCAACCCCTATCTGCAGGACGTCATCAAGGGCGCGATCATCCTGCTGGCCATCTATATCGGGCGCGAATGGCGCTGA
- a CDS encoding SDR family oxidoreductase produces MSESLDGKIAVITGAASGIGLATTERLLDRGATVVMADRNQAALAELAGKLGERAIPQVTDLLDSDSCAAMIPEVLAKVDHIDILYCNAGTYIGGDLTETTPEAIDRMLNLNVNAVMKNVHAVVPHMSARKTGDIVVTCSIAGHFPTWWEPVYAASKWAMTCFVQTMRRQMIPHGVRVMQVSPGPVVSALLADWPEENLRKAKESGSLIDAEEVADAVEYMLTRKRTVTIRDMLVLPTNFDRV; encoded by the coding sequence ATGTCTGAATCGCTGGACGGCAAGATCGCCGTCATCACCGGCGCGGCCTCGGGGATCGGGCTGGCCACCACCGAGCGGCTGCTGGATCGCGGCGCCACCGTGGTCATGGCGGACCGCAACCAGGCCGCGCTGGCCGAACTGGCCGGCAAGCTGGGCGAGCGCGCGATCCCGCAGGTGACGGACCTGCTGGACAGCGACAGCTGCGCCGCCATGATCCCCGAGGTGCTGGCCAAGGTCGATCACATCGACATCCTCTATTGCAATGCCGGCACCTATATCGGCGGCGACCTGACCGAGACGACGCCCGAGGCGATCGACCGGATGCTGAACCTGAACGTGAACGCGGTGATGAAGAACGTCCATGCGGTCGTGCCGCACATGAGCGCGCGCAAGACCGGCGACATCGTCGTCACCTGCTCGATCGCCGGGCATTTCCCGACCTGGTGGGAGCCGGTCTATGCCGCCTCGAAATGGGCGATGACCTGTTTCGTGCAGACCATGCGCCGGCAGATGATCCCGCACGGGGTGCGGGTCATGCAGGTCTCGCCCGGCCCGGTGGTCTCGGCGCTGCTGGCCGACTGGCCCGAGGAGAACCTGCGCAAGGCGAAGGAATCCGGCAGCCTGATCGACGCGGAAGAGGTCGCGGATGCGGTCGAATACATGCTGACCCGCAAGCGCACCGTCACCATCCGCGACATGCTGGTGCTGCCGACCAATTTCGACCGCGTCTGA